A stretch of DNA from Anaerobacillus isosaccharinicus:
CGGACATTTAAGGGGTTTTTTCTCACTCATTCTCTTTAATTAACTTTTTCCAAGCTGTAATTCCGCCCTCTAAAACAACAACATTGTAATCTTTATCTGCTAGAATTTTTGCACATTTGGTAGCTGAATTCCCTGTTGTACATGTCACAATAACCTCTTTATCATCTGGTAAAAATTGGATCTTATCTTCGGTTGATGCTTCAGCCTTAAAAATTTCTGTTTTAACGATATTTCGTACCTCTAGCCTTGGATCTTCAATGTGAAAT
This window harbors:
- a CDS encoding rhodanese-like domain-containing protein, which encodes MPIRMISAAELREKLKKEENVFLLDVRAKEKFSQFHIEDPRLEVRNIVKTEIFKAEASTEDKIQFLPDDKEVIVTCTTGNSATKCAKILADKDYNVVVLEGGITAWKKLIKENE